One Bdellovibrio bacteriovorus str. Tiberius DNA segment encodes these proteins:
- a CDS encoding phosphoenolpyruvate carboxylase yields the protein MQKQLAKELTSLVNWAVTELGHVIEAELGTRAFQRIENIRLHVKSKATRDINGLLKLKTDMENLSNQERFEIAHSFALMLELINACESAYRTHRLREESSLVVSEEKHSYGRVIHVLTAHPTESRNSDMLVYLRMIHELLLQRLQSSHSTQTARLHSLIRMAWHLPMSKQRKPTVMDEAEYIYSLVLQDNVIDIYLQQRQEKNPFYIRTWVGGDKDGHPGVDEKTMLGSLNMSRQRLHQWVARQFSEYMTELAPLVRSGLDQRKPTQKLQQHARAVKANLIKIRRISAGDAARVDRLTKSLQNLSHEQGRIFGTESEKLNRIRFLLKIFPGLVVPLELREDSTLVHEALANPSKRPNITRMLMALSRLCPDHNPRDYVRGFVLSQCESAKDITAGVRLSSLHLKGPRLPVVPLFESSHSLKSSKQIISEFLGTQKHVQLIKKHWSGQLEVMLGYSDSAKENGSFPSRYMIQSAIGTLEKAIEGRGLTPIFFHGSGGSIERGGGSIQEQTEWWPLSALKTVKMTVQGEMIYRNYNSPDILQRQLNLLVENRDVRKQKPASRGSVATEKALSTLAGAIQSSYQNILKQEDFLELIEKATPYSFMKDLRMGSRPSKRQGPVQLKSLRAIPWVLCWTQTRALFPTWWGLGSFWTGLSAADKNKYRRAFKESSMFRTYIKAVGFTLEKIELDVFFMYLRSSKLSQSTVVKYEKSFRMEYAKAVKCIREITGEKSLLWYRPWLETSIGLRSPLIHPLNVLQLVALETKDIKLLRETVTGVASGMLTTG from the coding sequence ATGCAAAAACAGCTTGCGAAGGAACTGACATCACTTGTGAACTGGGCCGTAACAGAACTTGGGCACGTCATCGAGGCCGAGCTGGGGACCCGTGCCTTTCAGCGCATTGAAAACATCCGCCTCCATGTAAAATCCAAAGCCACGCGCGATATCAACGGACTGCTGAAACTTAAAACTGACATGGAGAATCTTTCCAATCAGGAGCGCTTCGAGATCGCCCATTCCTTTGCTCTGATGCTGGAGCTTATCAATGCCTGCGAATCGGCGTACCGCACCCACCGGCTTCGTGAGGAAAGCAGCCTTGTTGTCAGTGAAGAAAAACATTCCTATGGGCGCGTGATCCATGTCCTGACCGCGCACCCGACTGAATCGCGCAACAGCGACATGCTGGTTTATCTGCGCATGATTCACGAGCTGCTTTTACAGCGCCTGCAATCCAGCCACAGCACACAAACGGCGCGGCTGCATTCCCTGATTCGCATGGCCTGGCACCTGCCCATGTCCAAGCAGCGAAAACCCACAGTGATGGACGAGGCTGAATATATCTATTCCCTGGTTTTGCAGGACAACGTCATTGATATTTATCTGCAACAGCGGCAGGAGAAAAATCCGTTCTATATCCGCACGTGGGTTGGTGGCGACAAGGACGGACACCCGGGGGTGGATGAAAAGACCATGCTGGGAAGTCTGAACATGTCCCGTCAGCGTCTGCATCAGTGGGTGGCGCGACAGTTTTCCGAATACATGACAGAGCTTGCCCCATTGGTGCGCTCGGGGCTTGACCAAAGAAAACCAACACAGAAGCTGCAGCAGCACGCCCGCGCCGTGAAAGCAAACCTGATCAAAATTCGCCGCATTTCTGCCGGTGATGCCGCCCGGGTGGATCGCCTGACCAAATCCCTGCAGAATCTTTCCCACGAACAGGGGCGGATCTTCGGGACCGAATCCGAAAAACTGAACCGCATCCGCTTTCTGCTGAAGATCTTCCCCGGTCTGGTGGTCCCACTGGAGCTTCGTGAAGATAGCACGTTGGTGCATGAGGCTTTGGCAAATCCTTCCAAGCGTCCGAACATCACACGCATGCTGATGGCTTTGTCACGCCTCTGCCCCGATCACAATCCCCGCGATTACGTCCGGGGATTTGTCCTAAGTCAGTGCGAGTCGGCGAAAGATATCACTGCTGGAGTTCGACTAAGTTCACTACACTTGAAGGGGCCCCGTCTGCCCGTGGTGCCGCTATTTGAAAGTTCACATTCCCTTAAGAGCTCTAAACAGATCATCTCTGAATTCCTTGGCACCCAGAAACATGTGCAATTGATAAAAAAGCACTGGTCCGGGCAACTGGAGGTCATGCTGGGGTATTCGGATTCCGCCAAAGAAAACGGATCCTTCCCATCGCGCTATATGATCCAATCCGCCATTGGCACTCTGGAAAAAGCCATTGAAGGCCGAGGCCTGACCCCGATCTTCTTCCATGGGTCCGGCGGCAGCATAGAACGCGGTGGAGGCTCCATCCAGGAACAGACCGAGTGGTGGCCTCTTTCTGCTTTGAAGACCGTCAAGATGACCGTGCAGGGCGAAATGATTTATCGCAACTACAATTCACCGGACATTCTGCAAAGACAGCTGAATCTGCTGGTGGAAAACCGTGATGTCCGAAAACAGAAACCCGCCTCGCGCGGCTCTGTCGCCACGGAAAAAGCCTTGAGCACTCTGGCCGGGGCCATTCAATCCAGCTATCAAAATATTCTGAAGCAGGAAGATTTCCTGGAGCTGATTGAAAAAGCCACGCCTTATTCCTTTATGAAAGACCTGCGCATGGGGTCCCGGCCGTCGAAACGCCAGGGACCTGTGCAGCTAAAAAGCCTGCGCGCAATACCCTGGGTGTTGTGCTGGACTCAGACCCGTGCGCTGTTCCCGACATGGTGGGGACTTGGTTCTTTCTGGACAGGGCTGTCGGCGGCAGACAAAAACAAATACCGTCGGGCATTTAAGGAATCCTCGATGTTTAGAACCTACATCAAGGCCGTGGGCTTTACTTTGGAAAAGATCGAACTGGATGTGTTCTTTATGTATCTGCGATCCTCGAAGCTTTCACAAAGCACAGTCGTCAAATACGAAAAAAGCTTCCGCATGGAATATGCGAAAGCCGTCAAATGCATTCGGGAAATCACAGGTGAAAAAAGCCTGCTGTGGTACCGCCCGTGGCTTGAAACCAGCATCGGCCTGCGCTCGCCGCTGATTCATCCTTTGAATGTCCTGCAACTTGTGGCCCTTGAAACCAAGGACATCAAGCTGCTCAGGGAAACAGTCACCGGCGTTGCCAGTGGAATGCTGACTACCGGTTAG
- a CDS encoding flagellar protein FlaG, with the protein MLGMNIKGLISNILPNNEVRHVDSIGKTIQSDSAHDRDANGQEQYQNQQQQREPMTEEQLEKAMDHLRSLPAMKEHKWTVELEDEGDGRFVVVKDNLGTIIRRIPELELWTLPSDNSSRGQLLKRSA; encoded by the coding sequence ATGTTGGGCATGAATATCAAGGGACTGATTTCCAACATTCTACCGAACAATGAAGTTCGCCATGTTGATTCGATCGGAAAGACGATTCAGTCCGATTCTGCACACGATCGTGATGCCAACGGGCAAGAGCAATATCAGAATCAGCAGCAACAGCGCGAGCCGATGACTGAAGAGCAGCTTGAAAAAGCCATGGATCACCTGCGCAGTCTGCCAGCAATGAAAGAACACAAGTGGACCGTAGAGCTTGAAGACGAAGGCGATGGACGCTTTGTTGTCGTGAAAGACAATCTGGGCACGATTATCCGCCGAATTCCTGAACTGGAATTATGGACTTTGCCATCTGATAACTCTTCTCGAGGACAGCTGCTTAAGCGTTCCGCATAA
- a CDS encoding zinc-dependent metalloprotease → MLSWSRSTFAMLLCSSLLVACSKETEKVIVKDSLPPEKIEASAKVSKNHVTFEKSSLGKLFMLVPTVIESSRSAAPSFFRPQLVSFERNGDRIAIFNQTVKDVVETVTADQLIQSFAIVDETADQVVFDMGQGFLSMNLQDSMDIVLPYTYSDVIERGERKLESHLDIKDSYVSSLSLRNNSIFMKQVIRVVEKARETGEANKEAEEKLKQIGMKKPEKFETSKTLFFEIKPYVQNDEFKSKPMDAQSRFGFFINNTFKKGEDNMKTQIIRWNTDEKAGDIRVLIDANVPAKMEAAVKEGVTYWNRVLGRDVLKIETGYKDSDPQTDRSIVIRWIHWDNGFGAYANAQVDPLTGEAFRGFVYMTSSFIKKEDMTSGGQNDVFSFKHGDLCGMRVDMNQPDQEDNVRAVIAHEMGHVLGLRHNFAGSSSTEYTDKEIKETIEQRARGNLAVEKAVVTTVMDYTDNAASLASGAFIKDKVMPYDQKAIDWAYKGIESAKSKGMYCSDEHILEAGSGGRNIIGCDRQDMYRNVFFAEREKVLRAAKDALNSTIYSLEYMKKAGYKIEHKAFVQVTFSPSLEIAESLYKSDKKNPLLTIADVVEDFISPYMRWGYSGKDFNNGSTTGDAEINEQLKEMGGLTAYLKTLSPTATDPEFFQKLAKEALAAGKFDQLGLTPEELVVVKEGLMENSAKLDAEAMDLAMKAVDLTKLRDTITNR, encoded by the coding sequence ATGCTGTCCTGGAGCCGTTCTACATTTGCCATGCTTCTTTGCTCGTCCCTGCTGGTTGCCTGTAGTAAAGAGACCGAAAAAGTCATCGTCAAAGACTCTCTGCCTCCTGAAAAAATCGAAGCTTCCGCCAAGGTCAGTAAAAATCATGTGACCTTCGAAAAGTCCTCATTAGGAAAGCTGTTCATGCTGGTGCCGACCGTTATCGAGTCGTCCCGTTCAGCTGCGCCCAGTTTCTTCCGCCCGCAGTTGGTGTCTTTTGAAAGAAACGGGGATCGCATCGCGATCTTCAATCAGACTGTCAAAGACGTGGTCGAGACGGTCACCGCCGATCAGTTGATTCAAAGTTTTGCCATCGTCGATGAGACCGCCGATCAGGTGGTGTTCGACATGGGCCAGGGCTTCCTGTCTATGAATCTGCAGGACTCCATGGATATCGTTTTGCCCTATACGTATTCCGACGTGATTGAGCGGGGCGAACGAAAGTTGGAATCCCATCTGGATATCAAGGATTCCTATGTCAGCTCTTTGTCCCTGCGTAACAACTCGATCTTCATGAAGCAGGTGATCCGTGTCGTGGAAAAAGCCCGTGAAACCGGCGAGGCCAACAAAGAAGCTGAAGAAAAGCTGAAGCAGATCGGGATGAAAAAGCCTGAAAAGTTTGAAACCAGCAAAACTCTGTTTTTTGAAATCAAACCTTACGTGCAGAACGATGAATTCAAGTCCAAACCCATGGATGCGCAGAGCCGTTTTGGATTCTTCATCAACAACACCTTTAAAAAAGGTGAAGACAACATGAAAACCCAGATCATCCGCTGGAACACCGACGAAAAAGCCGGTGACATTCGCGTGTTGATCGATGCCAATGTTCCGGCAAAAATGGAAGCGGCAGTGAAAGAGGGTGTGACTTACTGGAACCGCGTTCTGGGCCGTGACGTTCTGAAAATTGAAACTGGTTACAAGGATTCGGATCCGCAAACGGACCGGTCAATTGTGATTCGCTGGATTCACTGGGACAACGGGTTTGGTGCTTACGCCAATGCCCAGGTGGACCCCCTGACGGGCGAAGCCTTCCGAGGCTTCGTCTATATGACGTCCTCTTTCATCAAGAAGGAAGACATGACATCCGGTGGACAGAACGATGTGTTTTCGTTCAAGCACGGTGATCTGTGCGGGATGAGAGTCGACATGAACCAGCCGGACCAGGAAGACAATGTGCGCGCTGTGATCGCTCATGAAATGGGTCACGTTCTGGGACTTCGTCATAACTTTGCGGGCAGTTCTTCCACCGAATACACGGATAAAGAGATTAAAGAAACGATCGAACAGCGAGCGAGGGGAAATCTTGCCGTTGAAAAGGCTGTTGTTACCACCGTGATGGATTATACGGACAATGCTGCTTCCTTGGCTTCGGGCGCCTTCATTAAAGACAAGGTGATGCCTTATGACCAGAAAGCCATCGACTGGGCCTATAAAGGCATCGAGTCCGCGAAAAGCAAAGGCATGTATTGCTCGGATGAACATATTCTGGAGGCAGGATCCGGTGGAAGAAATATCATTGGCTGTGATCGTCAGGATATGTACCGCAATGTCTTCTTTGCAGAACGCGAAAAGGTTCTAAGGGCCGCAAAAGATGCGTTGAACAGCACTATCTATTCCCTGGAGTACATGAAAAAAGCCGGGTACAAGATCGAGCACAAAGCCTTTGTGCAAGTCACCTTCAGCCCGTCTTTGGAAATTGCCGAGTCCCTGTATAAGAGCGACAAGAAAAATCCTCTTCTGACAATTGCCGATGTGGTGGAGGACTTTATTTCTCCGTACATGCGTTGGGGTTACAGTGGGAAGGACTTTAACAATGGCAGCACGACCGGGGACGCCGAAATCAACGAGCAGTTGAAGGAAATGGGTGGCTTGACGGCATACCTGAAAACCTTGAGTCCTACGGCCACCGATCCTGAATTCTTCCAGAAGCTTGCCAAAGAAGCCCTTGCCGCAGGGAAATTCGACCAGCTCGGTCTGACCCCTGAAGAGCTTGTTGTCGTCAAAGAAGGTTTGATGGAAAACTCCGCCAAGCTTGATGCCGAAGCCATGGACCTTGCCATGAAGGCGGTCGACCTCACCAAGCTTCGCGACACCATTACTAACCGGTAG